One window from the genome of Lentibacillus daqui encodes:
- a CDS encoding tyrosine-type recombinase/integrase has translation MELDDLFRTFYSIKVAEGKADSTLQQYKDNYSYFVNFLKVRDIQPVFKELNRSVFRDYITYMKTEVITFDGHKYKTDKQRHKGLAPSTINTRLKTMRVMFACLYEEEITPSNPMKGVKNLPQPLEKVEVMNLDELKRLLKAPDKSMYAGFRDHTLMYVLIDGMMRISEATNLKESNFDLKHNTVTIPANIAKSRKPRTLPLRPATTKLVKRLILANSEFDSEYVFLTNYGEQIDRDLFRKRLNEYGEKAKIKKNIHPHLLRHTSATLFLEDGGSIRHLQMLLGHADLRMVLRYTHLSNKALENQHTKHSPVNKVAEKMSRPRKRKI, from the coding sequence ATGGAATTGGACGATTTATTTAGGACTTTCTATTCGATTAAGGTTGCAGAGGGTAAGGCGGATAGCACGCTACAACAGTACAAAGATAACTATTCGTATTTCGTCAATTTTTTAAAGGTACGAGATATACAGCCCGTATTCAAGGAATTAAATCGATCAGTATTCCGCGATTATATAACTTACATGAAAACCGAGGTTATAACATTTGACGGGCACAAGTACAAGACTGATAAGCAACGCCATAAAGGGTTGGCTCCAAGTACGATAAATACAAGGTTAAAAACAATGCGTGTCATGTTTGCCTGTTTGTATGAGGAAGAAATAACGCCTAGTAATCCGATGAAAGGCGTTAAGAATCTCCCGCAGCCGTTGGAAAAGGTTGAAGTAATGAATTTGGACGAATTAAAGCGGTTACTAAAAGCGCCAGATAAGTCTATGTATGCGGGATTCCGAGACCATACACTTATGTATGTACTTATCGACGGAATGATGAGGATTAGCGAAGCAACAAATCTTAAAGAAAGTAATTTCGATTTAAAGCATAACACCGTTACTATTCCTGCTAATATCGCCAAAAGTAGAAAGCCAAGGACATTACCTTTACGTCCGGCGACAACGAAGCTAGTTAAACGGTTGATATTGGCAAATAGCGAATTTGATAGCGAATATGTATTCCTTACTAATTACGGTGAACAGATAGATCGGGACTTGTTCAGGAAACGATTAAATGAATACGGGGAAAAGGCGAAGATCAAGAAAAATATACACCCGCATTTATTACGTCATACATCAGCTACTTTATTTCTGGAGGACGGCGGAAGTATACGCCATTTACAAATGTTGCTGGGCCATGCCGATTTAAGAATGGTTCTACGTTACACCCATTTATCCAATAAAGCGTTGGAAAATCAGCACACGAAACATTCACCAGTAAATAAGGTTGCGGAGAAAATGAGCAGACCAAGGAAGAGAAAAATTTAA
- a CDS encoding alpha/beta hydrolase — protein MRRKGTMKDYTIKSRYLDEDMTLKIYYPEAFSPLYKYHICIMQDGDDYFQLGRVATLSDNLHETGEITNTIFVGIHYRDKFDRREKYHPNGKQNNAYTKFLINEVVPFLDDLLPAYHMGQSRTLMGDSLAGTLALMTAIHYPNTFSNVIMQSPYVNNTVIQAVTNARNIASLDIYHTIGTEETAVHTTDGSVEDFLTPNRDLHKLLVTKGMSYFYHELDGPHTWKPWQKDLQHALTTILEP, from the coding sequence TTGCGAAGAAAAGGAACAATGAAAGATTATACAATTAAAAGTCGGTATTTGGATGAGGATATGACATTAAAAATTTATTATCCTGAAGCTTTTTCTCCTTTATACAAATACCATATTTGTATCATGCAGGATGGGGACGATTATTTTCAATTGGGAAGGGTAGCAACATTAAGCGATAATCTTCATGAAACGGGAGAAATTACAAATACCATATTTGTCGGCATTCATTACCGGGATAAATTTGACCGCAGAGAGAAATATCATCCCAACGGTAAGCAAAACAATGCATATACCAAATTTTTGATCAATGAAGTGGTACCATTTTTGGATGATTTGCTGCCCGCTTATCATATGGGTCAGTCACGAACATTAATGGGGGATTCACTAGCCGGAACACTGGCATTAATGACAGCTATTCATTACCCCAACACATTTAGTAACGTGATTATGCAGTCACCTTATGTCAATAATACCGTAATACAGGCCGTGACAAATGCCAGGAATATTGCTTCACTTGATATTTATCATACAATTGGTACAGAAGAAACGGCTGTACATACGACAGACGGTTCCGTAGAGGACTTCCTGACACCAAACAGAGACTTGCACAAACTTCTGGTCACAAAAGGAATGAGCTATTTTTACCATGAACTGGACGGCCCACATACTTGGAAACCATGGCAAAAAGATTTGCAACATGCATTAACCACTATATTGGAACCATGA